In one Brienomyrus brachyistius isolate T26 chromosome 12, BBRACH_0.4, whole genome shotgun sequence genomic region, the following are encoded:
- the trmt10a gene encoding RNA (guanine-9-)-methyltransferase domain-containing protein 2, with the protein MSSDTRDCAQPEAERRGSEGGNTVEAAEDPEGQAAEKEAESGSQANGTEPLSKRQRKRLLRHQQWEEQRDLRKQRRKERKQKRRLGRPPQAEDGVEWVRRKRLCREATPSSLRLVVDCSFDSLMTLKDVKKLHKQIQRCYAENRRALHPVQFYLTSHGGQLKQNMDENDKGWVNWKDINIRPEQFHQVISKEEVVYLTSDSPNVLTELDESKAYIIGGLVDHNHHKGITFQRAQELGIDHAQLPLGSFVKMNSRKVLAVNHVFEIILAYLEKRDWQQAFFTILPQRKGAIPLEQEGGADGQKEQEQDSDSDSDSALGIEEETSTKEVQESKCRKSEDGPIQSGQASAEGSAA; encoded by the exons ATGTCGAGTGATACGCGTGACTGCGCGCAGCCCGAAGCGGAGCGGCGTGGTTCTGAGGGGGGTAACACGGTAGAGGCCGCGGAGGACCCCGAAGGACAGGCCGCAGAAAAGGAGGCGGAAAGCGGCAGCCAAGCAAACGGGACGGAGCCCCTGTCAAAGAGACAGAGGAAGCGGCTGCTGAGGCACCAGCAATGGGAGGAGCAGAGGGACCTCCGCAA GCAGAGGCGCAAGGAGAGAAAGCAGAAAAGGCGGCTGGGGCGCCCCCCGCAGGCGGAGGATGGGGTGGAGTGGGTGCGACGCAAGCGGCTGTGCCGGGAGGCCACACCCAGCAGCCTCCGTTTGGTGGTGGATTGCAGCTTCGACAGTCTCATGACATTGAAG GATGTTAAGAAACTCCACAAGCAGATCCAGAGGTGCTATGCTGAAAACAGGAGAGCTTTACACCCTGTGCAG TTCTATCTGACCAGTCATGGTGGACAGTTAAAGCAGAATATGGACGAGAATGACAAAGGATGGGTGAACTGGAAG GACATCAACATCAGGCCAGAGCAATTCCACCAGGTCATCAGCAAAGAGGAGGTGGTGTACCTTACTTCGGACTCTCCCAACGTGCTGACGGAGCTGGATGAGAGCAAGGCCTATATCATTGGCGGTCTCGTtgaccacaaccaccacaag GGGATTACCTTCCAGCGAGCTCAGGAGCTTGGGATTGACCACGCCCAGCTCCCACTGGGAAGCTTTGTCAAGATGAACAGCCGCAAGGTGCTGGCTGTTAACCATG TTTTTGAGATCATACTGGCATACTTGGAAAAAAGGGACTGGCAGCAGGCCTTCTTCACTATCTTGCCCCAGAGAAAAGGGGCCATTCCCTTGGAACAGGAGGGCGGCGCTGATGGGCAGAAAGAGCAGGAGCAAGATTCGGACAGTGACTCTGACTCGGCCCTGGGAATAGAGGAAGAGACCAGTACAAAGGAGGTACAGGAAAGCAAATGCAGAAAGTCTGAGGACGGTCCCATCCAATCGGGACAGGCCAGCGCTGAAGGAAGCGCCGCGTAG